A DNA window from Molothrus ater isolate BHLD 08-10-18 breed brown headed cowbird chromosome 2, BPBGC_Mater_1.1, whole genome shotgun sequence contains the following coding sequences:
- the LOC118685010 gene encoding tetra-peptide repeat homeobox protein 1-like yields MPAGGAAEQLASLLLQTAPARSRASLPSEHPHLLRHAQGRFPLSQAPEVPSRPTRSERGNRGLAPTPGGRGGTPGSAASSRATCWRPAALQRCSRQGGATAPGPAPRPSPRPSPPYPSPCPAPQPSPRPSPPARPLSPAPRPGPSVRPPAQSPGPAPQPGPSARPLSPAPRPGPSVRPRPSPPARPLSPAPQPGPRPSPSARPSARPLGPAPGPVSRPCPCPALGPAPCPAPILCRGKVASRGICELWFGPPPPAPISCYLSRALQPRALGGARRLPLPVSVIPSFCSTGCCCCWKVPLRSGFS; encoded by the coding sequence ATGCCAGCCGGTGGAGCCGCGGAGCAGCTCGCATCCCTGCTCCTACAGACGGCGCCTGCCCGCAGCCGAGCATCCCTCCCCTCCGAGCACCCACACCTCCTGCGCCATGCGCAGGGGCGGTTCCCTTTGTCCCAGGCTCCGGAGGTTCCCTCCCGCCCTACCCGCTCGGAGCGGGGGAACCGCGGGCTCGCACCCAccccgggcgggcggggcgggacCCCCGGCAGCGCCGCGTCCTCCCGCGCCACCTGCTGGCGGCCGGCGGCGCTGCAGCGCTGCTCCCGACAGGGCGGGGCCACCgcccccggcccagcccctCGGCCCagcccccggcccagcccccCCTACCCATccccctgcccggcccctcagcccagcccccgGCCCAgtcccccggcccggcccctcagCCCGGCCCCTCGGCCCGGCCCCTCGGTCCGGCCCCCGGCCCAgtcccccggcccggcccctcagCCCGGCCCCTCGGCCCGGCCCCTCAGCCCGGCCCCTCGGCCCGGCCCCTCGGTCCGGCCCCGGCCCAgtcccccggcccggcccctcagCCCGGCCCCTCAGCCCGgcccccggcccagcccctCGGCCCGGCCCTCTGCCCGGCCCCTCGGTCCGGCCCCCGGCCCAGTCTCTcggccctgcccctgcccggccctCGGCCCTGCCCCCTGTCCAGCCCCCATTCTCTGTCGAGGAAAAGTCGCTTCCCGAGGCATTTGCGAGCTGTGGTTTGGGCCCCCCCCTCCCGCCCCCATTTCCTGTTATCTCAGCCGGGCTTTGCAGCCCCGTGCGCtgggcggggcgcggcggctCCCGTTGCCCGTGTCCGTGATCCCGAGTTTCTGCAGCacgggctgctgctgctgctggaaagtgCCTCTAAGGAGTGGCTTTTCTTAA